A window of the Gossypium hirsutum isolate 1008001.06 chromosome A05, Gossypium_hirsutum_v2.1, whole genome shotgun sequence genome harbors these coding sequences:
- the LOC107957331 gene encoding probable pectate lyase 1 produces MAVPMQWAFSSLALLFLFRVGGSIATNTTSRLGDIDPLNEHAVADPEAVALEVETIIDLNIRNLTERRKLGFFSCGTGNPIDDCWRCDPNWHKRRKRLAECGIGFGRNAVGGRDGRFYVVTDHTDDDPVNPKPGTLRHAVIQDRPLWIVFKRDMVIKLKQELIMNSFKTIDGRGANVHIANGGCITIQFVTNVIIHGLHIHDCKPTGNAMVRNSPSHFGWRTMADGDAISIFGSSHIWVDHNSLSNCADGLVDAVMGSTAITISNNHFTHHNEVMLLGHSDSYTRDKQMQVTIAYNHFGKGLIQRMPRCRHGYFHVVNNDYTHWEMYAIGGSANPTINSQGNRYAAPMNPFAKEVTKRVETAESKWKNWNWRSEGDLLVNGAYFTPSGAGASASYARASSLGAKSSSMVRGMTLNAGSLPCRRGRQC; encoded by the exons ATGGCGGTTCCTATGCAATGggctttctcttctttagctcttCTCTTTTTGTTTCGTGTTGGAGGATCAATTGCCACCAACACCACCTCCAg GTTAGGAGACATTGATCCATTGAACGAGCATGCGGTGGCTGACCCAGAGGCTGTTGCTCTGGAGGTCGAGACCATCATTGACTT GAATATTCGCAATTTGACCGAAAGGAGGAAGTTGGGGTTCTTTTCATGTGGAACCGGTAACCCCATTGACGATTGCTGGCGTTGTGACCCTAACTGGCATAAGCGCCGAAAGAGACTAGCTGAGTGTGGCATTGGCTTTGGAAGGAATGCAGTTGGTGGGCGTGATGGGCGCTTCTATGTCGTCACTGACCACACTGATGATGACCCTGTTAACCCCAAACCTGGGACATTGCGTCATGCTGTGATCCAGGACCGCCCTCTCTGGATCGTGTTTAAGAGGGACATGGTCATTAAGTTGAAGCAGGAGCTGATAATGAACAGCTTTAAGACTATTGACGGTCGTGGAGCTAATGTTCATATTGCTAATGGAGGGTGTATAACAATCCAATTTGTTACCAATGTGATTATTCATGGTCTTCATATCCATGACTGTAAGCCTACTGGTAATGCTATGGTGAGAAACTCACCGTCTCACTTTGGGTGGAGGACAATGGCTGATGGTGATGCAATCTCCATCTTTGGTTCTAGCCATATTTGGGTTGATCACAATTCTCTCTCTAATTGTGCTGATGGTCTTGTTGATGCTGTCATGGGCTCGACAGCCATTACCATCTCAAATAACCACTTCACCCACCATAATGAG GTGATGTTGCTAGGTCACAGTGACTCTTACACAAGGGATAAGCAGATGCAAGTGACTATTGCCTATAACCATTTCGGAAAGGGACTTATCCAAAGAATGCCAAG GTGTAGACATGGGTATTTCCATGTGGTGAACAATGACTACACTCACTGGGAAATGTATGCAATTGGTGGAAGTGCAAATCCTACCATCAACAGTCAAGGTAACAGATACGCAGCTCCAATGAACCCATTTGCAAAGGAG GTCACCAAGAGAGTGGAGACTGCCGAAAGTAAGTGGAAGAACTGGAATTGGAGGTCAGAAGGTGACCTGTTGGTCAATGGTGCCTACTTCACTCCATCAGGTGCTGGAGCCTCAGCCAGCTATGCCAGGGCCTCAAGCTTAGGTGCCAAGTCGTCTTCCATGGTTAGAGGCATGACTTTAAATGCTGGCTCACTTCCTTGCCGTAGAGGCAGACAATGCTAG